A DNA window from Castanea sativa cultivar Marrone di Chiusa Pesio chromosome 7, ASM4071231v1 contains the following coding sequences:
- the LOC142644120 gene encoding pectinesterase inhibitor 5-like encodes MASPVSCLSILIIPLLVTSLFYQVSNAVDDAFLDKICNESADYEFCSSTLRSDERTAIADPNGLVLISISININLVQTTVNQIPDIVKTLTDPLDITRIQNCRTDYIDVQGKLSAAYTRSYQEMLNLLRDALIKIVECDDEYRLNPPIRESPIADVSLKVQKLIDITFVIVIEIMST; translated from the coding sequence atggcatCTCCAGTTAGCTGCCTATCAATCTTGATAATCCCTTTACTAGTCACCTCTCTTTTCTACCAAGTTTCTAATGCAGTAGACGATGCCTTCCTAGACAAAATTTGCAATGAGTCCGCGGACTATGAGTTTTGCTCGTCAACTCTACGTTCAGACGAACGTACTGCTATAGCTGATCCAAATGGTCTTGTCCTCATTTCTATTTCTATAAACATTAATCTAGTACAAACTACCGTTAATCAAATCCCAGATATTGTTAAAACACTCACAGACCCACTGGATATTACTCGAATTCAAAATTGCCGAACCGATTATATTGATGTACAAGGAAAATTGAGTGCTGCATATACAAGGTCTTATCAAGAAATGCTAAATTTACTTAGGGACGCACTTATTAAAATTGTAGAATGTGATGATGAATACAGATTGAATCCCCCAATACGTGAATCACCAATAGCAGATGTCAGTCTCAAAGTGCAAAAACTAATCGATATTACTTTCGTTATTGTCATTGAGATCATGTCAACATAA